A genomic stretch from Enterobacter dykesii includes:
- a CDS encoding ATP-binding cassette domain-containing protein, with translation MNDAVIQLNNLVKRFKGMDKLAVAPLNCTIRKGYVTGLVGPDGAGKTTLMRMLAGLLKPDEGNARVLGLDPIGDDGALHAMLGYMPQKFGLYEDLTVMENLNLYADLRSVTGETREKTFARLLEFTSLGPFTDRLAGKLSGGMKQKLGLACTLVGEPKVLLLDEPGVGVDPISRRELWQMVHELAGDGMLILWSTSYLDEAEQCRDVLLMNEGELLYQGEPTTLTQSMAGRSFLLHSPQESNRRLLQRVLRLPQVSDGMIQGRSVRVILKKEATVDDIRRAPGMPEIEMEETAPRFEDAFIDLLGGAGTSESPLAAILHTVEGTPGETVIEAKSLTKKFGDFAATDNVNFAVKRGEIFGLLGPNGAGKSTTFKMMCGLLVPTSGKALVLDMDLKVSSGKARQHLGYMAQKFSLYGNLTVEQNLRFFSGVYGLRGRAQNEKIRRMSDAFGLTNIASHATDELPLGFKQRLALACSLMHEPDILFLDEPTSGVDPLTRREFWLHINSMVEKGVTVMVTTHFMDEAEYCDRIGLVYRGKLIAHGTPDDLKNQAADAEVPDPTMEQAFITLIHDWDKENDHAQ, from the coding sequence ATGAATGACGCGGTTATTCAGCTCAACAATCTGGTTAAACGCTTTAAGGGGATGGATAAGCTCGCGGTTGCTCCGCTGAACTGCACCATCCGGAAAGGCTATGTGACCGGGCTGGTCGGCCCGGACGGCGCCGGGAAAACCACGCTGATGCGGATGCTGGCGGGGCTGCTGAAGCCGGATGAAGGCAACGCCCGCGTGCTCGGCCTTGACCCGATCGGGGATGACGGAGCCCTTCACGCCATGCTCGGCTATATGCCGCAGAAGTTTGGCCTGTATGAAGATCTGACGGTGATGGAAAACCTGAACCTGTACGCCGACCTGCGCAGCGTCACCGGTGAAACCCGGGAGAAAACCTTCGCCCGATTGCTGGAGTTTACCTCCCTCGGCCCGTTTACCGACCGGCTGGCGGGCAAGCTCTCCGGCGGGATGAAGCAGAAGCTGGGGCTGGCCTGCACGCTGGTCGGCGAGCCAAAGGTGCTGCTGCTGGACGAGCCCGGCGTCGGCGTTGACCCGATTTCGCGCCGCGAGCTGTGGCAGATGGTGCACGAGCTGGCGGGCGACGGCATGCTGATCCTCTGGAGCACCTCCTACCTCGACGAAGCGGAACAGTGCCGGGACGTGCTGCTGATGAACGAAGGCGAACTGCTGTATCAGGGCGAGCCGACGACGCTGACGCAGAGCATGGCCGGGCGCAGCTTCCTGCTGCACAGCCCGCAGGAGTCCAACCGCAGGCTGCTCCAGCGGGTGCTCAGGCTGCCGCAGGTCAGCGACGGGATGATCCAGGGCCGCTCGGTGCGGGTGATCCTCAAAAAAGAGGCCACCGTCGACGATATTCGCCGGGCGCCCGGCATGCCTGAGATCGAGATGGAAGAGACCGCCCCGCGCTTTGAGGACGCGTTTATCGACCTGCTGGGCGGCGCGGGTACCTCAGAGTCGCCGCTTGCCGCCATTTTGCATACGGTGGAAGGCACGCCGGGCGAAACGGTGATCGAAGCCAAATCCCTCACCAAAAAGTTCGGGGATTTCGCCGCCACCGATAACGTCAATTTCGCGGTGAAGCGCGGGGAGATTTTTGGCCTGCTCGGGCCTAACGGCGCGGGAAAATCGACCACCTTTAAGATGATGTGCGGCCTGCTGGTGCCGACGTCCGGCAAGGCTCTGGTGCTGGATATGGACCTGAAGGTCAGCTCCGGCAAGGCGCGCCAGCATCTGGGCTATATGGCACAGAAATTCTCCCTGTATGGCAACCTGACGGTCGAGCAGAATCTGCGCTTTTTCTCCGGCGTGTACGGCCTGCGCGGGCGGGCGCAAAACGAGAAAATCCGCCGTATGAGTGACGCCTTCGGGTTAACGAATATTGCCTCCCACGCCACCGACGAGCTGCCGCTCGGCTTTAAGCAGCGGCTGGCCCTGGCCTGCTCGCTGATGCACGAGCCGGATATTCTGTTTCTGGATGAACCCACTTCCGGCGTTGATCCCCTCACTCGCCGCGAGTTCTGGCTGCATATCAACAGCATGGTGGAAAAAGGGGTGACCGTGATGGTGACCACCCACTTCATGGACGAGGCGGAGTACTGCGACCGCATCGGGCTGGTGTATCGCGGCAAGCTGATTGCCCACGGTACCCCGGACGACCTGAAAAACCAGGCCGCCGACGCTGAGGTTCCGGATCCGACCATGGAGCAGGCGTTTATCACCCTCATCCACGACTGGGATAAGGAGAATGACCATGCGCAGTAA
- the cecR gene encoding transcriptional regulator CecR, with amino-acid sequence MNTTPTTTKGEQAKNQLIAAALAQFGEYGLHATTRDIAALAGQNIAAITYYFGSKEDLYLACAEWIADFIGTQFHPHVEEATALLGQPSPDRAAVRQLILNACHNMIRLLTHDDTLNLSKFISREQLSPTVAYQRVHDRVIAPMHTHLTRLIAAYTGRDASDTETILHTHALLGEILAFRLGRETILLRTGWTQFDEDKAAQISKVIACHVDLILQGLTQRSLKS; translated from the coding sequence ATGAATACGACACCCACAACAACCAAAGGTGAACAGGCCAAAAATCAGCTTATCGCCGCCGCGCTGGCGCAGTTTGGTGAGTACGGGCTGCATGCGACCACGCGCGATATTGCCGCGCTGGCCGGGCAGAACATTGCGGCGATTACCTACTATTTTGGCTCAAAAGAGGATTTGTACCTCGCCTGCGCCGAGTGGATCGCCGATTTTATCGGCACGCAGTTTCACCCGCACGTTGAGGAAGCCACCGCGCTGCTCGGCCAGCCGTCGCCCGATCGCGCCGCCGTTCGCCAGCTTATTCTCAATGCCTGCCACAACATGATCCGCCTGCTGACGCACGACGATACGCTCAACCTGAGCAAGTTTATCTCCCGCGAGCAGCTCTCCCCGACCGTCGCCTACCAGCGGGTACACGATCGGGTGATTGCCCCGATGCATACCCATCTGACCCGGCTGATCGCCGCCTATACCGGGCGGGACGCCAGTGATACCGAGACAATTTTGCATACCCACGCCCTGCTGGGTGAAATTCTTGCCTTCCGTCTGGGCAGGGAAACCATCCTGTTACGCACCGGCTGGACACAATTTGATGAGGATAAAGCCGCGCAGATTAGCAAGGTCATCGCCTGTCACGTCGATCTGATCCTGCAAGGCTTAACGCAAAGGAGCCTGAAGTCATGA
- the dinG gene encoding ATP-dependent DNA helicase DinG, which yields MALTAALKAQIGAWYKALQQQIPDFIPRAPQRQMIADVAKTLAGDDGRHLAIEAPTGVGKTLSYLIPGIAIAREEDKTLVVSTANVALQDQIFSKDLPLLRKIIPDLRFTAAFGRGRYVCPRNLAALASSETNQQDLLAFLDDELTPNNKAEQEQCAKLKAELDGYKWDGLRDHTSQAISDDLWRRLSTDKASCLNRNCHYYRECPFFVARREIQEAEVVVANHALVMAALESEAVLPEPKNLLLVLDEGHHLPDVARDALEMSAEITAPWFRLQLDLFCKLVATCMEQFRPKTTPPLAVPERLSDHCEEIYSLISSLNNILNLYLPATQEAEHRFAMGELPEEVMEICQQLAKHLEKLRGLAEMFLNDLSEKTGSHDVVRLHRVLLQMNRALGMFEAQSKLWRLASMAQASGAPVTKWATREVRDGQVHLFFHCVGIRVADQLEKLIWRSVPHVVVTSATLRSLNSFSRLQEMSGLKEKAGDRFVALDSPFNHCEQGKLVIPRMKFEPLIDNEEQHIAEMAAYFREQVESKKYPGMLVLFASGRAMQRFLEHVTDLRLLLLVQGDQPRYRLVENHRKRIDSGERSVLVGLQSFAEGLDLKGDYLTQVHIHKIAFPPIDSPVVITEGEWLKSLNRYPFEVQSLPAASFNLIQQVGRLIRSHGCWGEVVIYDKRLLTKNYGQRLLNALPIFPIEQPEVPEVKKQPVKLTAVRKKSVRAKGRRPTDK from the coding sequence ATGGCTTTAACCGCTGCGCTCAAGGCGCAAATTGGCGCATGGTATAAGGCGCTACAACAGCAGATCCCCGATTTTATCCCCCGAGCGCCGCAGCGGCAGATGATTGCTGACGTGGCAAAAACGCTCGCCGGGGACGACGGGCGACATCTGGCGATTGAAGCCCCGACCGGCGTCGGGAAAACCTTGTCGTATCTCATTCCCGGCATCGCGATTGCGCGGGAAGAGGACAAAACGCTGGTGGTCAGCACCGCCAACGTGGCCTTGCAGGACCAGATTTTCAGCAAAGATTTGCCCCTGCTGCGCAAAATCATCCCCGACCTGCGGTTTACGGCCGCCTTTGGTCGCGGGCGTTACGTGTGCCCGCGTAACCTGGCGGCGCTGGCCAGCAGCGAGACGAATCAGCAGGATCTGCTTGCGTTTCTGGACGACGAGCTGACGCCAAACAATAAGGCCGAGCAGGAGCAGTGTGCAAAACTCAAAGCCGAGCTCGACGGCTATAAGTGGGACGGCCTGCGGGATCACACCAGCCAGGCCATCAGCGACGACCTGTGGCGCAGGCTCAGCACCGACAAAGCCAGCTGCCTGAACCGCAACTGTCACTACTACCGCGAATGCCCGTTCTTTGTCGCCCGGCGTGAGATCCAGGAGGCGGAGGTAGTGGTCGCGAATCACGCGCTGGTGATGGCGGCGCTGGAGAGCGAAGCGGTGCTGCCGGAGCCTAAAAACCTGCTGCTGGTGCTCGACGAAGGACACCATCTGCCGGACGTGGCGCGGGACGCGCTGGAGATGAGCGCCGAAATAACCGCTCCGTGGTTCCGCCTGCAGCTGGATCTCTTCTGCAAGCTGGTGGCGACCTGCATGGAGCAATTCCGTCCGAAAACCACGCCGCCGCTGGCGGTGCCGGAGCGGCTGAGCGACCACTGTGAAGAGATCTATAGCCTCATTTCATCGCTGAACAACATCCTGAATCTTTATCTTCCGGCAACCCAGGAAGCTGAGCACCGCTTTGCGATGGGTGAGCTACCGGAAGAGGTGATGGAGATCTGCCAGCAGCTGGCGAAGCATCTGGAAAAGCTGCGCGGGCTGGCGGAGATGTTCTTAAACGATCTCAGCGAGAAAACGGGCTCGCATGACGTGGTGCGTCTGCACCGCGTTCTGCTGCAGATGAACCGCGCGCTGGGCATGTTCGAAGCCCAGAGCAAGCTCTGGCGGCTGGCCTCGATGGCGCAGGCGTCCGGCGCACCGGTCACCAAATGGGCCACCCGCGAAGTGCGGGACGGGCAGGTCCATCTCTTTTTCCACTGCGTGGGCATCCGCGTGGCCGATCAGCTGGAAAAGCTGATCTGGCGCAGCGTGCCGCACGTGGTTGTCACCTCTGCCACGCTGCGCTCCCTGAACAGTTTTTCTCGTTTGCAGGAGATGAGCGGGCTAAAAGAGAAAGCGGGGGACCGTTTCGTGGCGCTGGACTCGCCGTTTAACCACTGCGAGCAGGGCAAGCTGGTCATTCCGCGCATGAAATTCGAGCCGCTTATCGACAACGAAGAGCAGCACATTGCGGAGATGGCGGCCTACTTCCGCGAGCAGGTCGAGAGTAAAAAGTACCCCGGTATGCTGGTGCTGTTTGCCAGCGGGCGGGCGATGCAGCGCTTCCTGGAACACGTCACCGATTTGCGTTTACTCCTGCTGGTGCAGGGGGATCAGCCGCGCTACCGGCTGGTGGAAAACCACCGTAAACGCATTGATAGCGGCGAGCGCAGCGTGCTGGTGGGACTACAGTCCTTTGCTGAAGGTCTGGATCTGAAAGGGGACTACCTGACGCAGGTGCATATCCATAAAATCGCCTTCCCGCCCATCGACAGCCCGGTGGTGATCACCGAAGGCGAATGGCTCAAAAGCCTCAACCGCTATCCGTTTGAGGTGCAGAGTTTACCTGCGGCGTCGTTTAACCTGATTCAGCAGGTCGGGCGTCTGATTCGTAGCCACGGCTGCTGGGGGGAGGTGGTGATTTATGACAAACGTCTGCTCACCAAAAATTACGGCCAACGGCTCCTGAACGCGCTGCCGATCTTCCCGATCGAACAGCCGGAGGTGCCTGAGGTAAAAAAACAGCCGGTCAAACTCACCGCCGTGCGTAAGAAAAGCGTCCGTGCTAAGGGGCGCAGACCTACTGATAAATAA
- the rhlE gene encoding ATP-dependent RNA helicase RhlE, with protein MSFDSLGLNPEILRAIAEQGYVEPTPIQQQAIPAVLQGRDLMASAQTGTGKTAGFTLPLLELLVKNQPHAKGRRPVRALILTPTRELAAQIGENVRDYSRYLNIRSLVVFGGVSINPQMMKLRGGVDVLIATPGRLLDLEHQNAVKLDSIEILVLDEADRMLDMGFIHDIRRVLAKLPARRQNLLFSATFSDEIKALAEKLLHNPLEVEVARRNTASEQVTQHVHFVDKKRKRELLSQMIGQGNWQQVLVFTRTKHGANHLAEQLNKDGIRSAAIHGNKSQGARTRALADFKSGDIRVLVATDIAARGLDIEELPHVVNYELPNVPEDYVHRIGRTGRAAATGEALSLVCVDEHKLLRDIERLLKKEIPRIETPGYEVDPSIKAEPIQNGRQGGRGQGGGGRGQQPRRSEGGAPKSSGKPPRRNNDSKPAGENPWRSGEGKPAGEGQRRRRPRKPANPQ; from the coding sequence ATGTCTTTTGATTCCCTTGGCCTGAACCCGGAAATTCTGCGCGCGATCGCAGAGCAGGGCTACGTTGAGCCAACCCCAATCCAGCAGCAGGCGATCCCCGCCGTTCTTCAGGGCCGTGACCTGATGGCGAGCGCCCAGACCGGTACCGGCAAAACCGCGGGCTTTACCTTGCCGCTGCTGGAACTGCTGGTAAAAAACCAGCCGCATGCCAAAGGCCGTCGTCCTGTCCGTGCGCTGATCCTCACCCCAACCCGCGAGCTGGCGGCGCAGATTGGCGAGAACGTGCGTGACTATAGCCGCTATCTCAACATTCGCTCTCTGGTGGTTTTCGGCGGGGTAAGCATCAACCCGCAGATGATGAAGCTGCGCGGCGGCGTGGACGTGCTGATAGCAACGCCGGGCCGTCTGCTGGATCTGGAACACCAGAACGCGGTGAAGCTTGATAGCATCGAAATTCTGGTGCTGGACGAAGCCGACCGCATGCTCGACATGGGCTTTATTCACGACATTCGTCGCGTGCTGGCCAAGCTGCCTGCGCGTCGTCAAAACCTGCTCTTCTCCGCGACCTTCTCCGACGAAATCAAGGCGCTGGCGGAAAAGCTGCTGCATAACCCGCTGGAAGTGGAAGTGGCTCGCCGCAACACCGCCTCCGAACAGGTGACGCAGCACGTTCACTTTGTGGATAAAAAGCGCAAGCGGGAACTGCTCTCCCAGATGATCGGCCAGGGTAACTGGCAGCAGGTGCTGGTCTTTACCCGCACCAAGCACGGCGCGAACCACCTGGCGGAACAGCTGAATAAAGACGGCATCCGCAGCGCCGCCATTCACGGTAACAAGAGCCAGGGCGCGCGTACCCGTGCGCTGGCGGACTTCAAATCCGGCGACATCCGCGTGCTGGTGGCGACCGACATCGCCGCCCGTGGCCTCGACATTGAAGAGCTGCCGCACGTGGTGAACTACGAGCTGCCAAACGTGCCGGAAGATTACGTGCACCGTATCGGTCGTACCGGCCGCGCGGCGGCAACCGGTGAAGCGCTTTCTCTGGTCTGCGTGGACGAGCACAAGCTGCTGCGCGACATCGAGCGCCTGCTGAAGAAAGAGATCCCGCGCATCGAAACCCCGGGCTACGAAGTGGACCCGTCTATCAAAGCCGAGCCGATTCAGAACGGTCGTCAGGGCGGTCGCGGTCAGGGCGGCGGCGGTCGCGGTCAGCAGCCGCGTCGTAGCGAAGGTGGCGCGCCGAAATCATCCGGCAAACCGCCGCGTCGTAACAACGACAGCAAACCAGCGGGTGAAAACCCGTGGCGCAGCGGCGAAGGGAAACCGGCAGGAGAAGGGCAGCGTCGACGCCGCCCGCGCAAGCCTGCTAACCCGCAGTAA
- a CDS encoding ABC transporter permease: MFHRLWTLIRKELQSLLREPQTRAILVLPVLIQVLLFPFAATLEVTNATIAIYNEDNGKHSVELTQRFARAKAFTHILLLKSPQEIKPTIDTQKALLLVRFPADFSRNLDTFQTAPMQLILDGRNSNSAQIAANYLQQVVKDYQQELMAGKPKPNNSELVVRNWYNPNLDYKWFVVPSLIAMITTIGVMIVTSLSVAREREQGTLDQLLVSPLATWQIFVGKAVPALIVATFQATIVLGVGIWAYQIPFAGSLALFYFTMVIYGLSLVGFGLLISALCSTQQQAFIGVFVFMMPAILLSGYVSPVENMPVWLQDLTWVNPIRHFTDITKQIYLKDASLDIVWGSLWPLLVIAATTGSVAYAMFRRNIA; encoded by the coding sequence ATGTTTCACCGATTATGGACGTTGATCCGCAAAGAGCTGCAATCCCTGCTGCGCGAGCCGCAAACCCGCGCCATTCTGGTGCTGCCGGTGCTGATCCAGGTTTTACTGTTCCCGTTTGCCGCTACGCTCGAGGTGACCAACGCTACCATTGCCATATACAACGAAGACAACGGCAAACATTCCGTCGAGCTGACGCAGCGCTTTGCCCGAGCGAAAGCCTTTACCCACATCCTGCTGCTGAAAAGCCCGCAGGAGATTAAGCCCACTATCGACACGCAAAAAGCGCTGCTGCTGGTGCGCTTCCCGGCGGATTTCTCCCGCAATCTGGATACCTTCCAGACCGCGCCGATGCAGCTGATCCTCGACGGGCGTAACTCCAACAGCGCCCAGATAGCCGCCAACTACCTGCAGCAGGTGGTGAAGGATTACCAGCAGGAGCTGATGGCGGGCAAACCGAAGCCCAACAACAGCGAGCTGGTGGTGCGTAACTGGTACAACCCGAATCTGGACTACAAATGGTTCGTGGTGCCGTCGCTGATCGCCATGATCACCACTATCGGAGTGATGATCGTGACTTCCCTGTCCGTCGCCCGCGAGCGTGAACAGGGCACGCTGGATCAGCTGCTGGTCTCCCCTCTCGCCACCTGGCAAATTTTCGTCGGCAAAGCGGTACCGGCGCTGATCGTCGCGACGTTCCAGGCCACCATCGTGCTGGGAGTGGGGATTTGGGCCTATCAGATCCCGTTTGCCGGTTCGCTGGCGCTGTTTTACTTCACGATGGTGATTTACGGGCTGTCGCTGGTGGGGTTTGGGCTGCTGATCTCGGCGCTCTGCTCGACGCAGCAGCAGGCGTTTATCGGGGTGTTCGTCTTTATGATGCCCGCAATTTTGCTCTCGGGTTATGTTTCGCCCGTCGAGAATATGCCGGTATGGCTACAGGATCTGACGTGGGTAAACCCGATTCGGCACTTTACGGACATCACCAAGCAAATCTATCTGAAAGATGCGAGTCTGGATATTGTCTGGGGAAGTTTGTGGCCGCTACTGGTCATAGCGGCCACGACGGGCTCAGTGGCGTACGCGATGTTTAGACGCAACATTGCGTAG
- a CDS encoding fimbrial protein encodes MKTLLALLLLGVASQSLAEEIQLDIRGNIYANACQVDSASQNLTVNLGKANTGDFKDVGDTGQWRSFDLTLSKCPTTAVLATATFHGQPDSIHPTKFASSGTAKGLALELADPQDQISLAPDASFSVLINQNDHTADFPLAARYYATSLPVTAGTFSSVVQVTFIYQ; translated from the coding sequence ATGAAAACCTTATTAGCCCTTTTACTGCTTGGAGTAGCCAGCCAGAGCCTGGCGGAGGAGATTCAACTCGATATTCGCGGAAACATTTACGCCAACGCCTGCCAGGTGGACAGCGCCAGCCAGAACCTGACGGTCAATCTGGGCAAAGCGAATACCGGCGATTTTAAGGACGTGGGCGATACCGGACAATGGAGATCATTCGACTTAACCCTGTCGAAATGCCCAACCACTGCCGTGCTGGCCACGGCCACCTTTCACGGTCAGCCAGACAGCATTCATCCGACTAAATTCGCCAGCAGCGGAACCGCGAAAGGACTGGCGCTGGAGCTTGCCGACCCGCAGGATCAGATCTCGCTTGCCCCGGACGCCAGCTTCAGCGTATTGATCAACCAGAACGATCATACGGCGGATTTCCCGCTGGCCGCCCGCTATTACGCTACCTCATTGCCGGTCACGGCAGGAACCTTCAGCAGCGTGGTGCAGGTGACTTTTATTTATCAGTAG
- a CDS encoding ABC transporter permease, with protein MRSNAISWRRVRALCIKETRQIVRDPSSWLIAVVIPLLLLFIFGYGINLDSSKLRVGILLEQQSEEALDFTHAMTGSPYIDATISDNRQELIQKMQAGKIRGLIVIPVDFAANMARAETDAPIQVITDGSEPNTANFVQGYAEGIWQLWQMQRAEDRGEEFEPLIDVQTRYWFNPAAISQHFIIPGAVTIIMTVIGAILTSLVIAREWERGTMEALLSTEVTRVELLLCKLIPYYFLGMLAMLLCMLVSVFILGVPYRGSLVVLFFITSLFLLSTLGMGLLISTITRNQFNAAQVALNAAFLPSIMLSGFIFQIDSMPAVIRAVTYVIPARYFVSTLQSLFLAGNIPVVLIVNTLFLMASALMFIGLTWMKTKRRLD; from the coding sequence ATGCGCAGTAACGCCATTTCCTGGCGCAGGGTGCGCGCGCTGTGCATTAAAGAGACGCGGCAGATCGTGCGTGACCCCAGCAGCTGGCTGATTGCGGTAGTCATCCCCCTGCTGCTGCTGTTTATCTTTGGCTACGGCATTAACCTGGACTCCAGCAAGCTGCGGGTCGGGATTTTGCTGGAGCAGCAGAGCGAAGAGGCGCTGGACTTCACTCACGCCATGACCGGATCGCCCTACATTGACGCCACCATCAGCGACAACCGGCAGGAATTGATCCAGAAAATGCAGGCCGGGAAAATTCGCGGTCTGATCGTCATTCCGGTGGATTTTGCCGCCAATATGGCGCGCGCTGAAACCGATGCGCCGATCCAGGTGATTACCGACGGCAGCGAGCCGAACACCGCCAACTTCGTGCAGGGCTACGCGGAGGGGATCTGGCAGCTCTGGCAGATGCAGCGCGCGGAAGACCGGGGTGAGGAGTTTGAACCGCTGATCGACGTGCAGACACGCTACTGGTTTAACCCCGCAGCCATCAGCCAGCACTTTATCATTCCGGGCGCGGTGACGATTATCATGACGGTAATCGGCGCGATCCTGACCTCGCTGGTTATCGCCCGCGAGTGGGAGCGCGGCACCATGGAGGCGCTGCTTTCTACCGAAGTGACGCGCGTCGAGCTGCTGCTGTGCAAGCTTATTCCCTACTACTTCCTCGGCATGCTGGCGATGCTGCTCTGTATGCTGGTGTCAGTCTTTATCCTCGGCGTGCCGTATCGCGGCTCGCTGGTGGTGCTGTTTTTTATCACCAGCCTGTTTTTACTCAGCACGCTGGGCATGGGGCTGCTCATTTCCACCATCACCCGCAACCAGTTCAACGCCGCGCAGGTGGCCCTCAACGCCGCCTTTTTACCGTCGATTATGCTGTCCGGGTTTATCTTCCAGATAGACAGTATGCCTGCGGTGATCCGCGCCGTGACCTATGTCATTCCTGCGCGCTACTTTGTGAGCACGCTGCAAAGCCTGTTCCTGGCGGGGAATATTCCGGTGGTGCTGATCGTCAACACGCTGTTTTTAATGGCATCAGCATTGATGTTTATTGGGTTGACGTGGATGAAAACCAAACGGCGACTGGATTAA
- a CDS encoding fimbrial protein: MQIAKSFFLLVVLTTAALFMPHAKASCQSPSLPALLSLASISVPTSLPVGSTIPGTERSVHIAGNCYSAPDAGQPIIACYNGFGKEIPGIPGVYETGVAGVGISLRNDKGQRVTGAADQVCSANMPVGQVSGTINSDSTIPFSFDVTLELVKTSETVASGALTMSNTQFNLAVARIEALGDPNTISYSGNVQVKAVTCTVSPKSLTIILGDFPVSRFTGAGTVVSQSVFNIGMLCDRDVQPEMMIASANGYETNFPGVIKLTPESGVATGVGVKMLFNGQIPAFGQYMNTFTTYANIQSQYPFSVSYEQTSAEVTPGTANAVATITVAYK, from the coding sequence ATGCAGATAGCAAAATCGTTTTTCTTACTTGTCGTTCTGACGACGGCAGCACTTTTTATGCCGCACGCGAAGGCTTCTTGCCAATCGCCGAGCCTGCCCGCGCTGCTATCGTTAGCGTCTATTTCAGTGCCCACCAGCCTGCCCGTGGGGTCGACCATTCCGGGAACTGAACGCAGTGTCCACATAGCGGGAAACTGTTACTCCGCGCCGGATGCGGGTCAGCCAATCATCGCGTGCTACAACGGCTTCGGCAAAGAGATACCCGGGATCCCCGGCGTCTATGAAACAGGCGTTGCTGGTGTCGGCATCTCGCTAAGAAATGATAAAGGACAGCGCGTGACCGGCGCGGCGGACCAGGTTTGTTCGGCGAACATGCCCGTAGGCCAGGTCTCCGGTACGATAAACAGCGACTCTACCATCCCCTTTAGCTTTGACGTGACGCTGGAACTGGTAAAAACCAGCGAAACCGTGGCTTCGGGCGCACTGACGATGAGCAATACGCAATTCAACCTTGCTGTTGCACGCATTGAGGCCCTGGGTGACCCTAACACCATCTCTTACTCAGGCAATGTCCAGGTAAAAGCTGTGACCTGCACTGTGTCACCCAAATCCCTGACTATCATACTGGGTGATTTTCCGGTGAGCCGTTTTACCGGGGCAGGAACCGTGGTCTCCCAGTCGGTATTCAATATCGGCATGCTCTGCGATCGGGATGTTCAGCCGGAAATGATGATCGCCAGCGCCAATGGCTATGAAACGAATTTTCCCGGCGTGATCAAATTAACGCCGGAAAGCGGCGTGGCGACCGGCGTCGGGGTGAAAATGCTCTTTAACGGTCAGATACCTGCTTTCGGGCAATATATGAATACCTTTACCACCTACGCCAATATCCAGTCGCAATATCCCTTCAGCGTCTCTTACGAACAAACCAGCGCGGAGGTGACCCCCGGAACGGCGAATGCCGTCGCAACCATTACGGTGGCCTACAAATGA
- the hlyD gene encoding secretion protein HlyD, protein MKKPVAIILVVVVLLAAGVGGWLWYQSHQDKGLTLYGNVDIRTVNMSFRVGGRLASLSVDEGDAIKTGQTLGMLDKAPYENALLQAKAGVSVAQAQYDLMLAGYRDEEIAQAAAAVKQAQAAFDYAQNFYARQQGLWKSRTISANDLENARSSRDQAQATLKSAQDKLSQYHTGNRPQDIAQAKASLEQAQAQLAQAELDLHDTTLIAPSDGMLMTRAVEPGSMLSAGSTVLTLSLTRPVWVRAYVDEPNLGQMQPGRELLLYTDGRPDKPYHGKVGFVSPTAEFTPKTVETPDLRTDLVYRLRIIVTDADDALRQGMPVTVKVNNGERHE, encoded by the coding sequence ATGAAAAAACCTGTCGCCATCATTCTGGTGGTTGTTGTTTTGCTTGCCGCCGGAGTCGGTGGATGGCTGTGGTATCAGAGCCATCAGGATAAAGGCCTGACGCTGTACGGTAACGTGGATATTCGCACGGTGAACATGAGCTTCCGCGTGGGCGGACGTCTCGCCTCGCTGAGCGTGGACGAAGGCGATGCCATTAAAACCGGGCAGACGCTGGGGATGCTGGATAAAGCGCCCTATGAAAATGCGCTGCTGCAGGCCAAAGCGGGCGTGTCCGTCGCCCAGGCGCAGTATGACCTGATGCTGGCGGGCTATCGCGACGAAGAGATCGCCCAGGCCGCCGCCGCCGTTAAGCAGGCGCAAGCCGCCTTTGACTACGCGCAGAACTTCTACGCGCGCCAGCAGGGGCTGTGGAAAAGCCGCACCATTTCCGCCAACGATCTGGAAAATGCGCGCTCGTCCCGCGACCAGGCGCAGGCCACGCTGAAGTCCGCGCAGGATAAATTAAGCCAGTACCACACCGGTAACCGCCCGCAGGATATCGCCCAGGCGAAGGCCAGCCTTGAACAGGCGCAGGCGCAGCTGGCTCAGGCAGAGCTGGATCTGCACGACACCACCTTGATCGCGCCGTCTGACGGCATGCTGATGACCCGCGCCGTGGAGCCGGGAAGCATGCTCAGCGCCGGCAGCACCGTCTTAACGCTCTCCCTGACCCGCCCGGTGTGGGTGCGCGCCTACGTTGACGAGCCGAACCTCGGCCAGATGCAGCCGGGCCGCGAGCTGCTGCTCTATACCGACGGCCGCCCGGACAAGCCGTATCACGGCAAGGTGGGCTTTGTCTCCCCTACTGCCGAATTCACGCCGAAAACCGTTGAAACACCGGACCTGCGCACCGACCTCGTGTATCGCCTGCGCATCATCGTGACCGATGCGGACGACGCGCTGCGTCAGGGCATGCCCGTCACCGTAAAAGTGAACAACGGGGAACGACATGAATGA